From a region of the Arachis ipaensis cultivar K30076 chromosome B09, Araip1.1, whole genome shotgun sequence genome:
- the LOC110266828 gene encoding uncharacterized protein LOC110266828, which translates to MDNLTNNMCEVFNAKVVKYRVKPVLTMCEEIRCYLMRRMTKHIRLLEHHSGKLAPVQEKRLQMKIKLSSRWIAEWVGDNERKRFEVTRKKTKVDVDLIKHTCSCNTWQLTGMPCIHAIAAIRKRHDQVEDYVHPWLCMESIHKTYAHCIKSVPSEEFWTATEQLRPSPPPIKRPIGRPKVHNRNKDPAEAHIQGEKLKRSFQVTCSKCNEKGHNYKTCKGAPSNPNWKPKKKKSKKTVDNSQALVLLPLSQLAPQQEDQNQSQGEKMTEPSTGEAAGFAPVPAPFMAQPSAPAQTPFRPPSQLPRMDQPDSNAAAHTFRPKQSIV; encoded by the exons ATGGATAACCTGACTAATAATATGTGTGAAGTGTTCAATGCAAAGGTAGTAAAATACAGAGTTAAACCTGTTTTGACAATGTGTGAGGAGATTAGGTGCTACTTAATGAGAAGGATGACCAAGCACATTAGATTGTTAGAACACCATAGTGGTAAGCTAGCACCAGTTCAGGAGAAAAGGTTGCAGATGAAGATAAAACTAAGCAGTAGGTGGATAGCTGAGTGGGTGGGGGACAATGAAAGAAAAAGGTTTGAGGTAACCAGAAAGAAGACGAAAGTAGATGTGGATCTAATCAAACACACCTGTTCATGCAACACATGGCAATTGACTG GCATGCCGTGCATACATGCTATTGCTGCTATCAGAAAGAGGCATGACCAGGTTGAGGATTATGTGCATCCATGGTTGTGTATGGAGTCCATTCACAAGACATATGCACATTGCATCAAGTCCGTTCCTAGTGAAGAATTCTGGACTGCAACTGAGCAGCTGAGGCCTTCCCCGCCACCTATCAAACGGCCTATTGGGAGGCCAAAGGTGCACAACCGCAACAAGGACCCTGCTGAGGCTCATATTCAAGGAGAAAAGCTGAAAAGAAGCTTCCAGGTTACATGTAGCAAGTGCAACGAGAAAGGGCATAATTACAAAACTTGTAAAGGAGCTCCAAGCAACCCCAACTGGAAACCAAAGAAGAAAAAATCCAAGAAGACAGTTGACAACTCACAAGCTCTGGTGCTGCTTCCCCTTTCACAATTAGCCCCTCAACAAGAG GATCAAAATCAATCACAGGGTGAAAAAATGACTGAACCTAGTACTGGGGAGGCAGCTGGGTTTGCACCAGTTCCTGCACCATTTATGGCCCAACCTTCAGCTCCAGCACAGACTCCATTCAGACCTCCATCCCAGCTGCCAAGAATGGACCAACCAGACTCCAATGCTGCTGCACATACTTTTAGACCCAAGCAATCAATTGTTTGA
- the LOC107615519 gene encoding uncharacterized protein LOC107615519 codes for MMSEGSSSCTRPGGGSSCAVPGGCERVAIAPKCYCCVYAIMYKSRTTSNPNRVFLECPLFKAKEPFCQYFIWLDEHLKKIRAVEFEALGAVDEAERVAVEEQLLQNQDIEKKIEELERKLLSIESKKKN; via the exons ATGATGAGTGAAGGGAGCTCTTCATGCACAAGACCTGGAGGGGGATCTTCATGCGCTGTGCCAGGAGGATGTGAGCGAGTTGCGATTGCGCCCAAGTGCTACTGCTGCGTCTACGCCATTATGTACAAGTCAAGAACGACTAGTAACCCTAATAGAGTTTTTCTTGAGTGTCCATTATTCAAG GCTAAAGAACCGTTCTGCCAGTACTTTATCTGGCTGGATGAACATTTGAAAAAAATTAGGGCCGTCGAGTTTGAAGCCTTGGGTGCGGTGGATGAAGCTGAGAGAGTAGCCGTTGAAGAACAGCTGCTTCAAAATCAGGATATTGAGAAAAAAATAGAAGAGTTGGAGAGGAAGCTGTTGTCTAttgaaagcaaaaaaaaaaattga